Proteins from a single region of Zonotrichia leucophrys gambelii isolate GWCS_2022_RI chromosome 17, RI_Zleu_2.0, whole genome shotgun sequence:
- the LOC135455090 gene encoding glutamine synthetase isoform X1, with product MSCGGQPAVKQVFFSCLGVLQKKHSWRAVAMSVSHSSRLNKLVREQYMRLPQDGRVQVTYVWIDGSGEGVRCKSRTLDKEPKSIEDVPEWNFDGSSTAQAEGSNSDMFLVPVCMFRDPFCLDPNKLVLCEVLKYNRKPAETNLRHTCKKVMDLVKDSHPWFGMEQEYTLLGINGHPYGWPDNGFPGPQGPYYCGVGADKVYGRDIVESHYKACLYAGVKICGTNAEVMPSQWEFQVGPCEGIEMGDHLWMARFILHRVCEDFGVVATLDPKPMTGNWNGAGCHTNYSTEEMRREGGLKHIEAAIEKLSKRHDYHICVYDPRGGRDNSRRLTGHHETSNIFEFSAGVANRGASIRIPRQVGQDGYGYFEDRRPAANCDPYAVTEAIMRTTVLNETGVETKDYAEH from the exons ATGTCCTGTGGGGGGCAGCCAGCCGtgaagcaggttttttttagCTGCCTTggtgttttgcagaaaaaacaTTCCTGGCG GGCCGTCGCCATGTCGGTGTcgcacagctccaggctgaacaagctggTGCGGGAGCAGTACATGAGGCTGCCCCAGGATGGGAGGGTGCAGGTCACCTACGTCTGGATCGACGGCAGCGGCGAGGGAGTGCGCTGCAAGAGCAGGACCCTCGATAAGGAGCCCAAGAGCATCGAAG ATGTCCCCGAGTGGAATTTCGATGGCTCCAGCACGGCGCAGGCAGAGGGCTCCAACAGTGACATGTTCCTGGTGCCCGTCTGCATGTTCAGGGACCCTTTTTGCCTGGACCCCAACAAGCTGGTGCTCTGCGAAGTGCTGAAGTACAACAGGAAGCCCGCAG AGACCAACCTGAGGCACACGTGCAAGAAAGTGATGGACCTGGTGAAGGACAGCCACCCCTGGTTCGGGATGGAGCAGGAGTACACCCTGCTGGGCATCAACGGGCACCCCTACGGCTGGCCCGACAACGGCTTCCCCGGCCCACAGG GCCCCTATTACTGCGGGGTTGGAGCAGATAAGGTGTACGGGCGTGATATCGTGGAGTCCCACTACAAGGCCTGTCTCTATGCGGGGGTGAAGATCTGTGGCACCAATGCCGAGGTGATGCCCTCCCAG TGGGAATTCCAGGTGGGCCCGTGTGAAGGCATTGAGATGGGGGATCACCTGTGGATGGCTCGGTTCATCCTGCACCGTGTCTGCGAGGACTTTGGGGTTGTGGCCACTCTGGACCCCAAACCCATGACCGGCAACTGGAACGGCGCCGGGTGTCACACCAACTACAGCACCGAGGAGATGCGCAGAGAGGGGGGTCTCAA GCACATCGAAGCCGCCATCGAGAAGCTGAGCAAGCGGCACGATTACCACATCTGCGTGTACGACCCGCGCGGCGGCAGGGACAACTCCCGGCGCCTCACCGGCCACCACGAGACCTCCAACATCTTCGAGTTCTCAGCCGGCGTGGCCAACCGGGGCGCCAGCATCCGCATCCCGCGCCAGGTGGGCCAGGACGGCTACGGCTACTTCGAGGACCGGCGGCCGGCGGCCAACTGCGACCCCTACGCCGTCACCGAGGCCATCATGAGGACGACGGTGCTCAACGAGACCGGCGTGGAGACCAAGGACTACGCTGAGCACTGA
- the LOC135455090 gene encoding glutamine synthetase isoform X3, whose product MSVSHSSRLNKLVREQYMRLPQDGRVQVTYVWIDGSGEGVRCKSRTLDKEPKSIEDVPEWNFDGSSTAQAEGSNSDMFLVPVCMFRDPFCLDPNKLVLCEVLKYNRKPAETNLRHTCKKVMDLVKDSHPWFGMEQEYTLLGINGHPYGWPDNGFPGPQGPYYCGVGADKVYGRDIVESHYKACLYAGVKICGTNAEVMPSQWEFQVGPCEGIEMGDHLWMARFILHRVCEDFGVVATLDPKPMTGNWNGAGCHTNYSTEEMRREGGLKHIEAAIEKLSKRHDYHICVYDPRGGRDNSRRLTGHHETSNIFEFSAGVANRGASIRIPRQVGQDGYGYFEDRRPAANCDPYAVTEAIMRTTVLNETGVETKDYAEH is encoded by the exons ATGTCGGTGTcgcacagctccaggctgaacaagctggTGCGGGAGCAGTACATGAGGCTGCCCCAGGATGGGAGGGTGCAGGTCACCTACGTCTGGATCGACGGCAGCGGCGAGGGAGTGCGCTGCAAGAGCAGGACCCTCGATAAGGAGCCCAAGAGCATCGAAG ATGTCCCCGAGTGGAATTTCGATGGCTCCAGCACGGCGCAGGCAGAGGGCTCCAACAGTGACATGTTCCTGGTGCCCGTCTGCATGTTCAGGGACCCTTTTTGCCTGGACCCCAACAAGCTGGTGCTCTGCGAAGTGCTGAAGTACAACAGGAAGCCCGCAG AGACCAACCTGAGGCACACGTGCAAGAAAGTGATGGACCTGGTGAAGGACAGCCACCCCTGGTTCGGGATGGAGCAGGAGTACACCCTGCTGGGCATCAACGGGCACCCCTACGGCTGGCCCGACAACGGCTTCCCCGGCCCACAGG GCCCCTATTACTGCGGGGTTGGAGCAGATAAGGTGTACGGGCGTGATATCGTGGAGTCCCACTACAAGGCCTGTCTCTATGCGGGGGTGAAGATCTGTGGCACCAATGCCGAGGTGATGCCCTCCCAG TGGGAATTCCAGGTGGGCCCGTGTGAAGGCATTGAGATGGGGGATCACCTGTGGATGGCTCGGTTCATCCTGCACCGTGTCTGCGAGGACTTTGGGGTTGTGGCCACTCTGGACCCCAAACCCATGACCGGCAACTGGAACGGCGCCGGGTGTCACACCAACTACAGCACCGAGGAGATGCGCAGAGAGGGGGGTCTCAA GCACATCGAAGCCGCCATCGAGAAGCTGAGCAAGCGGCACGATTACCACATCTGCGTGTACGACCCGCGCGGCGGCAGGGACAACTCCCGGCGCCTCACCGGCCACCACGAGACCTCCAACATCTTCGAGTTCTCAGCCGGCGTGGCCAACCGGGGCGCCAGCATCCGCATCCCGCGCCAGGTGGGCCAGGACGGCTACGGCTACTTCGAGGACCGGCGGCCGGCGGCCAACTGCGACCCCTACGCCGTCACCGAGGCCATCATGAGGACGACGGTGCTCAACGAGACCGGCGTGGAGACCAAGGACTACGCTGAGCACTGA
- the LOC135455090 gene encoding glutamine synthetase isoform X2, with amino-acid sequence MGHSPVRPRRAVAMSVSHSSRLNKLVREQYMRLPQDGRVQVTYVWIDGSGEGVRCKSRTLDKEPKSIEDVPEWNFDGSSTAQAEGSNSDMFLVPVCMFRDPFCLDPNKLVLCEVLKYNRKPAETNLRHTCKKVMDLVKDSHPWFGMEQEYTLLGINGHPYGWPDNGFPGPQGPYYCGVGADKVYGRDIVESHYKACLYAGVKICGTNAEVMPSQWEFQVGPCEGIEMGDHLWMARFILHRVCEDFGVVATLDPKPMTGNWNGAGCHTNYSTEEMRREGGLKHIEAAIEKLSKRHDYHICVYDPRGGRDNSRRLTGHHETSNIFEFSAGVANRGASIRIPRQVGQDGYGYFEDRRPAANCDPYAVTEAIMRTTVLNETGVETKDYAEH; translated from the exons ATGGGGCACTCACCTGTGCGCCCCCGCAGGGCCGTCGCCATGTCGGTGTcgcacagctccaggctgaacaagctggTGCGGGAGCAGTACATGAGGCTGCCCCAGGATGGGAGGGTGCAGGTCACCTACGTCTGGATCGACGGCAGCGGCGAGGGAGTGCGCTGCAAGAGCAGGACCCTCGATAAGGAGCCCAAGAGCATCGAAG ATGTCCCCGAGTGGAATTTCGATGGCTCCAGCACGGCGCAGGCAGAGGGCTCCAACAGTGACATGTTCCTGGTGCCCGTCTGCATGTTCAGGGACCCTTTTTGCCTGGACCCCAACAAGCTGGTGCTCTGCGAAGTGCTGAAGTACAACAGGAAGCCCGCAG AGACCAACCTGAGGCACACGTGCAAGAAAGTGATGGACCTGGTGAAGGACAGCCACCCCTGGTTCGGGATGGAGCAGGAGTACACCCTGCTGGGCATCAACGGGCACCCCTACGGCTGGCCCGACAACGGCTTCCCCGGCCCACAGG GCCCCTATTACTGCGGGGTTGGAGCAGATAAGGTGTACGGGCGTGATATCGTGGAGTCCCACTACAAGGCCTGTCTCTATGCGGGGGTGAAGATCTGTGGCACCAATGCCGAGGTGATGCCCTCCCAG TGGGAATTCCAGGTGGGCCCGTGTGAAGGCATTGAGATGGGGGATCACCTGTGGATGGCTCGGTTCATCCTGCACCGTGTCTGCGAGGACTTTGGGGTTGTGGCCACTCTGGACCCCAAACCCATGACCGGCAACTGGAACGGCGCCGGGTGTCACACCAACTACAGCACCGAGGAGATGCGCAGAGAGGGGGGTCTCAA GCACATCGAAGCCGCCATCGAGAAGCTGAGCAAGCGGCACGATTACCACATCTGCGTGTACGACCCGCGCGGCGGCAGGGACAACTCCCGGCGCCTCACCGGCCACCACGAGACCTCCAACATCTTCGAGTTCTCAGCCGGCGTGGCCAACCGGGGCGCCAGCATCCGCATCCCGCGCCAGGTGGGCCAGGACGGCTACGGCTACTTCGAGGACCGGCGGCCGGCGGCCAACTGCGACCCCTACGCCGTCACCGAGGCCATCATGAGGACGACGGTGCTCAACGAGACCGGCGTGGAGACCAAGGACTACGCTGAGCACTGA